From a single Streptomyces misionensis genomic region:
- a CDS encoding helicase C-terminal domain-containing protein, whose protein sequence is MSQEANPAPRSLAEALRARDDASLAALLRSRPDLITPVPTDLTQLATRAGTRASVLRALERLDRFALQTAQALAVAPDPAPYPVLLGLMAGDAGDEAVAAALPRALGTLREQALVWGDDDRLRLVRTARELLAPSAQHPSPTGLGPTVSEATSGMSPGRIQEIVTTAGLASTHDSVSAVAALTALFTDRKRMSRLLAGAPDASREVLSRLVWGPPYGQVTPEPAAHLRWLLDRGLLLPTAPGTVVLPREVALHLRAGRAHREPEPLPPAVEPAAAHRPQVVDATAAGQAHTALATVEELLTDWNEGGPAVLRAGGLSVRDLKRTAIALDAPEPVAAFWVELAYAAGLLASDGEADERYAATPFYDEWLERPPAERWARLAQAWLTGTRTSGLVGGRDAKDRTLSALGPGLDRSAAPEVRHRVLTLLAGLPAGTAPDPDSVLARLRWERPPRGAASTARTGAEGGTEDLRARLARWTLSEAELLGVTGRGALSAHGRALLGAPAPGGPAGPADAGGPSGAGEPSGPGDKLPVHHRTTPQQPLPALLSPTEQATAAAAAARVLAPLLPEPLDHVLLQADLTAVAPGPLERPLAETLGVLADVESKGGATVYRFTPGSVRRALDAGRTAADLHDFLTRHSRTPVPQPLAYLIDDVARRHGHLRVGAASAYVRCDDDALLNEILADKRAAALRLRRLAPTVLAAQTDPAALLEGLRAMGFAPAAESAEGDVLIARAHAHRTPPRTAPEPVPEGPPTPDATLLTAAIRAIRAGDLAATAPRKPAGADPAAGELPRTSSAETLATVQAAVLTGESLWIGYVNAEGAASQRVIAPVRVEGGFVTAYDHTADEVRTYPLHRITGVAELAGE, encoded by the coding sequence ATGAGCCAAGAGGCCAACCCAGCCCCTCGGTCCCTCGCGGAGGCCCTCCGCGCCAGGGACGACGCCTCCCTGGCCGCGCTGCTGCGCAGCCGCCCGGACCTCATCACGCCCGTCCCCACCGATCTGACCCAGCTGGCCACCCGGGCCGGCACCCGGGCCTCGGTGCTGCGGGCGCTGGAGCGGCTGGACCGGTTCGCGCTCCAGACCGCACAGGCGCTGGCCGTGGCCCCGGACCCGGCCCCCTACCCCGTCCTGCTCGGGCTGATGGCCGGGGACGCCGGGGACGAGGCGGTGGCCGCCGCGCTGCCCCGCGCCCTCGGCACGCTGCGCGAACAGGCGCTGGTGTGGGGCGACGACGATCGGCTGCGCCTGGTGCGCACCGCCCGCGAACTGCTCGCGCCCTCCGCGCAGCACCCCTCGCCGACCGGTCTGGGGCCCACCGTGTCGGAGGCCACCTCGGGCATGTCTCCGGGGCGGATCCAGGAGATCGTGACCACCGCCGGGCTGGCCTCGACGCACGACTCGGTGTCGGCGGTGGCCGCGCTGACCGCCCTGTTCACCGACCGGAAGAGGATGTCCCGGCTGCTCGCCGGGGCCCCGGACGCCTCCCGGGAGGTGCTGTCCCGGCTGGTGTGGGGGCCGCCGTACGGGCAGGTCACCCCGGAACCGGCCGCCCATCTGCGCTGGCTGCTGGACCGGGGGCTGCTGCTGCCGACCGCTCCGGGCACCGTCGTACTGCCCCGCGAGGTGGCCCTGCATCTGCGCGCGGGCCGCGCCCACCGGGAGCCCGAGCCGCTGCCGCCGGCGGTGGAGCCGGCCGCCGCCCACCGTCCACAGGTTGTGGACGCGACGGCCGCCGGGCAGGCCCACACCGCCCTCGCCACCGTCGAGGAGCTGCTGACGGACTGGAACGAGGGCGGGCCCGCGGTGCTGCGGGCCGGGGGCCTGAGCGTGCGCGATCTGAAGCGGACCGCCATCGCCCTGGACGCGCCCGAGCCGGTGGCCGCGTTCTGGGTCGAACTCGCCTACGCGGCGGGCCTGTTGGCCTCCGACGGCGAGGCCGACGAACGCTATGCCGCCACCCCCTTCTACGACGAGTGGCTGGAGCGGCCCCCGGCCGAGCGCTGGGCGCGGCTCGCCCAGGCCTGGCTGACGGGCACCCGGACGTCCGGTCTGGTCGGCGGCCGGGACGCGAAGGACCGGACGCTCTCCGCGCTCGGCCCGGGCCTGGACCGCTCGGCCGCGCCCGAGGTGCGGCACCGGGTGCTGACCCTGCTGGCCGGCCTGCCCGCGGGCACCGCCCCCGACCCGGACTCGGTCCTCGCCCGGCTGCGCTGGGAACGCCCCCCGCGCGGTGCCGCGTCCACCGCCCGGACCGGCGCGGAGGGCGGCACCGAGGACCTCCGTGCCCGCCTCGCCCGCTGGACCCTCTCCGAGGCGGAACTGCTGGGGGTGACGGGCCGGGGCGCCCTGTCCGCCCATGGCCGGGCCCTGCTGGGGGCACCGGCACCGGGCGGCCCCGCCGGTCCCGCCGACGCGGGCGGCCCGTCCGGGGCGGGCGAGCCCAGCGGCCCCGGGGACAAGCTCCCCGTCCACCACCGCACGACGCCGCAGCAACCGCTGCCCGCCCTCCTCTCCCCCACCGAGCAGGCCACCGCCGCCGCGGCCGCGGCCCGCGTCCTCGCGCCGCTGCTGCCCGAGCCCCTGGACCACGTACTGCTCCAGGCGGATCTGACCGCGGTGGCGCCGGGCCCGCTGGAGCGGCCGCTCGCCGAGACGCTCGGGGTGCTCGCGGACGTGGAGTCCAAGGGCGGCGCGACCGTGTACCGGTTCACCCCGGGGTCGGTGCGGCGCGCGCTGGACGCCGGGCGGACCGCCGCCGACCTGCACGACTTCCTCACCCGGCACTCGCGCACCCCGGTCCCGCAGCCGCTCGCCTACCTGATCGACGACGTGGCCCGCAGACACGGCCATCTGCGGGTGGGCGCCGCCTCGGCGTACGTCCGCTGCGACGACGACGCCCTGCTGAACGAGATCCTCGCCGACAAGCGCGCCGCCGCCCTGCGGCTGCGCCGCCTCGCCCCCACCGTGCTGGCCGCGCAGACCGACCCGGCCGCCCTGCTGGAGGGACTGCGCGCGATGGGCTTCGCGCCCGCCGCCGAGTCCGCCGAGGGCGATGTCCTGATCGCCCGCGCGCACGCCCACCGCACCCCGCCCCGCACCGCGCCGGAACCGGTGCCGGAGGGGCCGCCGACGCCCGACGCCACCCTGCTCACGGCCGCGATCCGCGCCATCCGGGCCGGCGACCTGGCCGCCACGGCCCCCCGCAAGCCGGCCGGGGCCGACCCGGCGGCCGGCGAGCTGCCCCGCACCTCCTCCGCCGAGACCCTCGCCACCGTGCAGGCCGCGGTGCTCACCGGGGAGTCCCTGTGG